In a genomic window of bacterium:
- a CDS encoding HlyD family secretion protein, with protein sequence MSDVRLWIPPGSEVPQAARNGTPHGRRRWLTKGRLRGLVGVLAVLLIGAGGVLYWRANSGFVKTNNAQTNGDLAAISPRVSGNVLRVLVEEHQYVRAGTELVDIDPTDSRLALAQAEAQRTTAFANEQAAAAALTAQQQAFAAGLNVAQGTLRAQQPTVAQARAQLVMNDQTTAAGITQAQKQVATAEANLRATRAQLTTTQRTYDRDKALLTAGAIATQQVDIDTANLATATAQAQAAEDAVHQARSQLASAIAARQQVEVSRQAVAVNQGQVANAQGQVQQAQAQAAVTSQRAHELAAAHAQVAAAEQAVRVARVNLSRTVISAPVDGWVTNKTVQPGQVVQPNQPLMAITIQGHLWVDANTKESHLGGVRVGDPVAIHIDEFHGHVFHGHVGSIGKATGSAVALLPPDNATGNFIKVVQLVPVRIYFDFGRGETQPAIGLSAEVAIDTRHPVR encoded by the coding sequence GTGTCGGACGTGCGTTTGTGGATCCCCCCAGGGAGCGAAGTCCCTCAGGCGGCCCGAAACGGCACTCCCCACGGTCGGCGGCGGTGGCTCACCAAGGGGCGGTTGCGCGGGCTCGTCGGTGTCCTGGCCGTCCTCCTCATCGGTGCCGGCGGCGTCCTCTACTGGCGCGCGAATAGTGGCTTCGTCAAGACCAACAACGCGCAGACCAACGGCGATCTCGCCGCCATCAGCCCGCGCGTGAGCGGGAATGTGCTCAGGGTGCTCGTGGAGGAGCACCAATACGTGCGCGCCGGCACCGAGCTTGTCGACATCGATCCGACCGATTCTCGTCTGGCACTCGCACAGGCCGAGGCCCAGCGCACCACCGCCTTCGCGAACGAGCAGGCGGCCGCCGCAGCCCTCACCGCCCAGCAGCAGGCGTTCGCCGCAGGGCTCAACGTGGCACAGGGCACGCTCCGGGCGCAGCAGCCGACGGTCGCGCAAGCGCGGGCGCAACTGGTGATGAACGACCAGACGACCGCGGCGGGGATCACGCAGGCACAGAAACAAGTCGCCACCGCGGAGGCCAACCTCCGCGCCACGCGGGCCCAGCTCACGACCACACAGCGCACCTACGACCGCGACAAAGCCCTCCTGACCGCCGGGGCCATCGCGACGCAACAGGTGGACATCGATACGGCCAATCTCGCCACCGCGACCGCGCAGGCGCAGGCGGCCGAGGACGCCGTGCACCAGGCGCGGTCGCAGCTCGCGTCCGCGATCGCGGCACGCCAGCAGGTCGAGGTGTCTCGCCAGGCGGTGGCCGTCAACCAGGGGCAGGTGGCGAATGCCCAAGGGCAGGTCCAGCAGGCCCAGGCGCAGGCGGCGGTGACCAGTCAGCGGGCTCATGAGCTCGCCGCCGCTCATGCTCAGGTCGCGGCCGCAGAGCAAGCGGTGCGGGTCGCCCGAGTCAATCTCAGTCGGACGGTCATCTCCGCCCCGGTCGACGGCTGGGTGACGAACAAGACGGTGCAACCCGGCCAAGTGGTCCAGCCCAACCAGCCATTGATGGCTATTACCATCCAGGGCCACCTCTGGGTAGATGCAAACACTAAGGAATCCCATCTCGGCGGCGTCCGCGTCGGCGACCCGGTGGCCATCCACATCGACGAGTTCCACGGCCACGTGTTCCACGGGCACGTGGGAAGCATCGGCAAGGCCACCGGCTCGGCGGTGGCGCTCCTGCCGCCGGACAACGCCACGGGGAACTTCATTAAGGTCGTCCAGCTCGTCCCCGTGCGGATCTACTTCGACTTCGGCCGCGGCGAAACCCAGCCCGCCATCGGCCTCTCGGCCGAGGTGGCGATCGACACACGTCACCCGGTGCGCTGA